In the genome of Olsenella profusa DSM 13989, one region contains:
- the tpx gene encoding thiol peroxidase, producing MEERTGTTFAGQAVTLLGPEVKVGDKAPDFTCVKPDLSSFSLKEVEGKVKLISVVPSIDTGVCELQTVRFNKEASTLNDTVVITISCDLPFALDRFCAAKGIDSAIVVSDYNGHSFGEGYGFLMKEFMLENRGIVVIDRDDVVRYVEYVTDNGNHPDYDRALAAARELA from the coding sequence ATGGAAGAACGCACGGGCACCACGTTTGCCGGACAGGCCGTCACCCTTCTCGGACCCGAGGTCAAGGTGGGAGACAAGGCCCCCGACTTCACCTGCGTCAAGCCCGACCTCTCGTCCTTCTCCCTCAAGGAGGTCGAGGGCAAGGTCAAGCTCATCAGCGTCGTGCCGTCCATCGATACGGGCGTCTGCGAGCTGCAGACCGTCCGCTTCAACAAGGAGGCCTCCACGCTCAACGACACCGTCGTCATCACCATCAGCTGCGACCTGCCGTTTGCCCTGGATCGCTTCTGTGCCGCGAAGGGCATCGACAGCGCCATCGTCGTGTCCGACTACAACGGCCACTCCTTTGGCGAGGGCTACGGCTTCCTCATGAAGGAGTTCATGCTCGAGAACCGCGGCATCGTGGTCATCGACAGGGATGACGTGGTGCGCTATGTGGAGTACGTGACCGACAACGGCAACCACCCCGACTACGACCGGGCCCTCGCTGCCGCGCGCGAGCTGGCATAA
- the feoB gene encoding ferrous iron transport protein B, which yields MAHGMTLRQLEIGDTARITRVGGTGALRQHFLDMGLIPGATVTLEKYAPMGDPMELRIHDYQLTLRVDDAARIDVEPVRPGEGRASQPIFPTGVAHPGLGERTTPSHTDPRTADHSHALPEGATLTFALAGNQNSGKTTLFNQLTGANQHVGNFPGVTVDRKEGAIRGHPDTNVVDLPGIYSLSPYSPEELVSRRFILDERPTGIIDIVDATNIERNLYLTMQLMELGLPMVLALNMMDEVQKNGGSVHVNEMEDLLGIPVVPISAIRGEGVDELVSHAIHVARYQELPERQDFCSPEDHGGSVHRCLHAIMHLIEDHAARAHIPMRFAASKLVEGDRRVIDALGLDTNEREAMERIVAQMEAERGLDRAAAIADMRFSFIQRIVDSCVVKPRESRERERSRRADRFLTGRWTALPAFAGIMALVFWLTFAVVGRFLGDLVDAGVTWLTGIVAAGLVAAGASDVVRSLVVDGIFNAIGTVLPILPIVVTMFLFLSLLEDTGYMARVAFVMDKLLRRIGLSGRSIVPMLVGFGCTVPAVMAARTLPSERDRKLTIFLTPFMSCSTKLTIYSYFTAAFFPQNGWLVMCGLYLLGIALGVLTGLVTHKTVARGEAVPFVMELPNYRLPSPKSVVRLLWMRSKDFLSRAFSVVLVAAVVIWALQTFDPSLQMVSDPSQSILAHLSRWMAPAFSPLGFGDWRIVTALVAGFMAKEVVVSSLSVLFGSVTELLAVLTPLTAFALLVFCLLYTPCVAAIAAIRRELGGRWAAGIVAFQCAVAWLVAWLVRLVGMALGLG from the coding sequence ATGGCGCACGGCATGACGCTCAGGCAGCTTGAGATAGGCGACACGGCTCGCATCACGAGGGTGGGCGGCACAGGTGCCCTGCGCCAGCACTTCCTCGACATGGGCCTCATACCCGGCGCCACCGTCACCCTGGAGAAGTATGCGCCCATGGGTGACCCCATGGAGCTGCGCATCCACGACTACCAGCTCACCCTGCGCGTGGACGATGCGGCACGGATCGACGTGGAGCCCGTGCGCCCAGGTGAGGGACGCGCCTCCCAGCCCATCTTCCCCACAGGCGTCGCGCATCCAGGCCTTGGCGAGAGGACCACGCCCTCCCACACCGACCCCCGCACGGCCGACCACAGCCACGCCCTGCCGGAGGGAGCCACGCTCACCTTTGCCCTCGCCGGCAACCAGAACAGCGGCAAGACCACCCTGTTCAACCAGCTGACGGGCGCCAACCAACATGTGGGCAACTTCCCCGGCGTGACGGTGGACCGCAAGGAGGGGGCCATCAGGGGGCACCCCGACACCAACGTCGTCGACCTGCCGGGCATCTACTCCCTCTCGCCCTACAGCCCCGAGGAGCTCGTCAGCCGACGCTTCATCCTCGACGAGCGACCCACGGGCATCATCGACATCGTGGACGCCACCAACATCGAGCGTAACCTCTACCTCACCATGCAGCTCATGGAGCTGGGGCTGCCGATGGTCCTTGCCCTCAACATGATGGACGAGGTGCAAAAGAACGGTGGCTCCGTGCACGTCAACGAGATGGAGGACCTCCTGGGCATCCCCGTGGTGCCCATCTCGGCCATCCGGGGCGAGGGCGTGGACGAGCTCGTGAGCCATGCCATCCACGTGGCGCGCTACCAGGAGCTCCCTGAGCGGCAGGACTTCTGCAGCCCCGAGGACCACGGTGGGTCCGTGCACCGCTGCCTGCACGCCATCATGCACCTCATCGAGGACCATGCCGCCCGGGCACACATCCCCATGCGCTTTGCCGCCTCCAAGCTCGTGGAGGGCGACCGGCGCGTCATCGATGCGCTCGGGCTCGACACGAACGAGCGCGAGGCCATGGAGCGCATCGTCGCGCAGATGGAGGCCGAGCGTGGGCTCGACCGTGCCGCTGCCATCGCCGACATGCGCTTCTCGTTCATACAGCGCATCGTGGACTCCTGCGTCGTCAAGCCCCGGGAGAGCCGCGAGCGGGAGCGGAGCCGCCGGGCGGACCGCTTCCTCACGGGCAGGTGGACGGCCCTCCCCGCCTTCGCGGGCATCATGGCGCTCGTCTTCTGGCTCACCTTCGCCGTGGTGGGGAGGTTCCTGGGTGACCTCGTCGACGCGGGGGTCACGTGGCTCACGGGCATCGTGGCCGCAGGACTTGTGGCGGCGGGGGCCAGCGACGTCGTGCGCTCGCTCGTGGTGGACGGCATCTTCAACGCCATCGGCACGGTGCTGCCCATCCTGCCCATCGTCGTGACGATGTTCCTCTTCCTGTCACTCCTGGAGGACACGGGCTACATGGCGCGCGTGGCCTTTGTGATGGACAAGCTGCTCCGCAGGATCGGCCTCTCGGGCCGCTCCATCGTACCCATGCTCGTGGGCTTCGGCTGCACCGTGCCGGCCGTCATGGCGGCGCGCACCCTGCCTTCGGAGCGCGACCGCAAGCTCACCATCTTCCTCACGCCGTTCATGAGCTGCTCCACCAAGCTCACCATCTATAGCTACTTCACGGCGGCATTCTTCCCCCAGAACGGCTGGCTCGTGATGTGCGGCCTGTACCTCCTGGGCATTGCGCTGGGCGTGCTGACGGGCCTCGTCACGCACAAGACGGTGGCCCGCGGCGAGGCGGTCCCCTTCGTGATGGAACTGCCCAACTACCGGCTGCCCAGCCCCAAGAGCGTGGTGAGGCTGCTGTGGATGAGGTCGAAGGACTTCCTCTCGCGCGCGTTCTCGGTGGTCCTCGTGGCGGCCGTGGTCATCTGGGCCCTGCAGACCTTCGACCCCTCCCTGCAGATGGTCAGCGACCCCAGCCAATCGATCCTCGCGCATCTCTCCCGGTGGATGGCCCCGGCCTTCTCGCCGCTCGGCTTTGGCGACTGGCGCATCGTCACGGCGCTGGTCGCAGGCTTTATGGCCAAGGAGGTCGTGGTCTCCTCGCTCTCCGTGCTGTTTGGGTCCGTCACCGAGCTGCTCGCCGTGCTGACGCCCCTCACCGCCTTTGCCCTTTTGGTCTTCTGCCTGCTCTACACGCCGTGCGTGGCGGCCATCGCCGCCATCCGACGCGAGTTGGGGGGCAGATGGGCGGCAGGCATCGTCGCCTTCCAGTGCGCGGTGGCGTGGCTCGTGGCCTGGCTGGTACGCCTGGTTGGCATGGCACTGGGGCTGGGATAG
- a CDS encoding ATP-binding cassette domain-containing protein → MRGTHLIRRYISLDRLICFCVLDILESAFKIIIGCVLLVLINPLVALVSLVGMALPTLVPHLFGSRLSDQQRRIVSDAATYNGRVRDAAQGAEVIRSFHVEKGMLDKMSRAIGQYQGRKAVLGMMTACIGSVSSAVGVIMQFAFMGMTGMGAVWGYMSIGSIIAVTQLSGSVISPATELSGKVAKLKSTYPLPDASNESKRASEVGRMGAIYEVRHSIELDDVSFSYGSTNDALDGSAGMPKLLHDCSQRFDASRKFAITGASGCGKSTMLELLGGRLHPSLGRVLVDGDPYLVPDAAWVHQHVFLFDDTLRENITLGEPFADEQVRDAVHLAGLDGVVASLPDGLDTPVHEGGARFSGGECQRVVIARALLYGKTTLLVDEATSALDGETAARVEDTLLSLDGVTLIAVTHHLDSKHAARYDEVLEMSNGGLTPADRVA, encoded by the coding sequence ATGCGTGGAACGCATCTCATCAGGCGATACATCAGCCTCGACAGACTCATATGCTTCTGTGTGCTCGATATCTTAGAGTCCGCCTTCAAAATAATCATAGGATGCGTGCTGCTCGTTCTGATTAACCCCCTTGTCGCTCTCGTCTCCCTCGTTGGCATGGCCCTGCCGACGCTCGTCCCACATCTGTTCGGCAGCCGTTTGTCCGACCAACAGCGTCGGATCGTCAGCGATGCCGCAACCTACAACGGACGCGTGCGCGATGCCGCGCAGGGCGCTGAGGTCATACGGTCGTTTCACGTCGAGAAGGGCATGCTTGACAAGATGAGCAGGGCTATTGGGCAGTATCAGGGACGAAAGGCCGTCCTGGGAATGATGACGGCGTGCATCGGAAGCGTCTCGAGTGCCGTGGGCGTCATCATGCAGTTTGCGTTCATGGGCATGACGGGCATGGGTGCGGTGTGGGGATATATGTCTATTGGCAGCATCATAGCCGTCACCCAGCTCTCGGGCAGCGTCATATCACCAGCGACGGAGCTCTCAGGCAAAGTTGCCAAGCTCAAGTCGACCTATCCTCTCCCTGACGCGTCGAATGAGTCGAAGAGGGCATCGGAAGTTGGGCGGATGGGCGCGATATACGAGGTGAGGCACTCCATCGAGCTTGACGATGTGAGCTTCTCGTATGGCAGTACAAACGATGCCCTGGACGGGTCTGCTGGCATGCCCAAGCTGCTGCACGACTGTTCGCAGCGCTTCGATGCCAGCAGGAAGTTCGCCATCACCGGTGCGAGTGGCTGTGGGAAGTCCACCATGTTGGAACTCCTCGGAGGACGCCTGCACCCTAGCTTGGGTAGGGTCCTTGTGGATGGTGACCCATACCTCGTCCCTGATGCCGCCTGGGTTCATCAGCATGTCTTTCTGTTCGATGACACGCTGCGTGAGAACATAACCCTTGGAGAGCCATTCGCCGACGAGCAGGTGAGGGACGCCGTGCACCTTGCTGGCTTGGATGGCGTCGTGGCGTCGCTACCCGATGGGCTTGACACGCCAGTTCATGAGGGGGGCGCACGCTTCTCAGGTGGAGAGTGCCAACGCGTGGTCATCGCCCGGGCTCTCCTCTACGGCAAGACGACGCTCCTTGTGGATGAGGCGACGTCGGCTTTGGATGGCGAGACCGCTGCGCGCGTTGAGGACACCCTGCTGTCACTCGATGGGGTGACGCTCATAGCCGTGACGCATCACCTGGACTCGAAGCATGCCGCACGCTACGACGAGGTGCTCGAGATGAGCAATGGTGGCCTCACTCCCGCGGACAGGGTAGCCTGA
- a CDS encoding acylphosphatase, which yields MFGLGRKKSTTTKAKRESRPLEPGTRRLRMRFRGEVQGVGFRWTSQLVADRVGCTGWVRNEDDGSVSMELQGTDDQISAWFGGLSGSYARFPINYRIDEKEDIEPVEGESGFAVRYR from the coding sequence ATGTTTGGCCTGGGCCGCAAGAAGTCCACAACCACAAAGGCCAAGAGGGAGTCACGCCCGCTGGAGCCGGGAACGAGGCGTCTCAGGATGCGCTTCCGCGGCGAGGTGCAGGGCGTGGGATTCCGCTGGACGTCGCAGCTTGTCGCGGATCGCGTGGGCTGCACCGGCTGGGTGCGCAACGAGGACGATGGCAGCGTCTCCATGGAGCTCCAGGGGACGGACGATCAGATCAGCGCCTGGTTTGGTGGGCTGTCTGGGTCGTATGCACGCTTCCCCATCAACTATCGCATAGACGAGAAGGAGGACATCGAGCCCGTGGAAGGCGAGAGCGGGTTTGCGGTCCGGTACCGGTAG
- a CDS encoding subtype A tannase → MSTTRRSFLAATGVALGALGLAACTPQQQDDQQPADTSTDSSEQQVDPSEFKDLELNDSSWQYDTDNDCYYQLGLKYCLKPASEKYESLAIFVPGAYFDAEKSGDAYKCTPKKDGVVGSLNPASAPAVMPINSVRLSAQACPEAYGYAGLERYLSAGMVYVYAGFRGRSAGIESGSKEMYPGGAPWPVVDLKAAVRYLRYNAGKLPFNPDRIISFGYGMGGGASAALGALGDSDLYAKYLTAIGAATHDAEGNTLSDRVYGSATWCPLTSFDTQDAAYEWMMGQFASTDTRADGTWTKLLSTHLAAAYGDYVNTMDLRGDGGEALTLNAVNDGTYLDGSYYEYVLSVITNAASDFFNSTSFPYTYTPSQLGDPCFPGDPNLVADSAEAADAATTEEGTTSSNQGSQQGEGSSSSQPQEQNGVSSVNSTVYDSIDSYLNSLNSGNRWITYSSGRGAARISSLWDFVTHCRPASRSVCAFDMIDLSSSINQLFGIGEESTLHFDQTVSDLLKDHQDEYAKIVGFDKALPDAWEADLQKIDAEEASMADRVSAMNPLYTLSGHYDGYGKAAVAPYWRINSGLAQTNAAICGELNLALALKQYDGVQSVAYQPVWGCGFELAERSGDAQDNLVAWILSCCPQVENAGADESADPSDEDSDGSAS, encoded by the coding sequence ATGAGCACAACCAGGAGAAGCTTTCTTGCCGCCACAGGCGTTGCCCTTGGGGCGCTCGGCCTTGCCGCCTGCACGCCTCAGCAGCAGGACGACCAGCAGCCCGCCGATACCTCGACGGACAGCAGCGAACAGCAGGTTGACCCCAGCGAGTTCAAGGACCTCGAGCTCAACGACTCCTCATGGCAGTACGATACGGACAACGACTGCTACTACCAGCTGGGCCTCAAGTACTGCCTCAAACCTGCGAGCGAGAAGTACGAGTCGCTTGCCATCTTCGTGCCGGGCGCCTACTTCGATGCCGAGAAGTCCGGTGACGCCTACAAGTGCACGCCCAAGAAGGATGGCGTGGTCGGCTCGCTCAACCCCGCCTCCGCACCGGCCGTGATGCCCATCAACTCCGTGCGCCTCTCCGCCCAGGCGTGTCCCGAGGCCTACGGCTACGCGGGGCTGGAGCGCTACCTTTCCGCGGGCATGGTCTACGTGTACGCCGGCTTCCGCGGCCGTTCTGCCGGCATCGAGAGCGGCTCTAAGGAGATGTACCCGGGCGGCGCCCCCTGGCCGGTCGTTGATCTCAAGGCCGCCGTGCGCTACCTACGCTATAACGCTGGCAAACTGCCCTTCAACCCCGATCGCATCATCTCGTTTGGCTATGGCATGGGCGGTGGCGCCAGCGCGGCGTTGGGCGCCCTGGGCGACAGTGACCTCTATGCCAAGTATCTTACGGCCATCGGCGCGGCCACGCACGATGCCGAGGGCAATACCCTCTCCGACAGAGTCTATGGATCCGCCACCTGGTGCCCCCTCACCTCGTTTGACACGCAGGATGCTGCCTACGAATGGATGATGGGCCAATTTGCCTCCACGGACACGCGCGCGGACGGAACCTGGACCAAGCTGCTCTCCACACATCTTGCCGCTGCCTATGGCGACTACGTCAACACCATGGACCTGCGGGGCGATGGGGGAGAGGCGCTGACGCTCAACGCCGTGAACGATGGAACCTACCTTGATGGCAGCTACTACGAGTACGTGCTCAGCGTCATCACCAACGCGGCAAGCGACTTCTTCAACAGCACGAGCTTTCCGTACACCTACACGCCCAGCCAGCTGGGTGACCCCTGCTTTCCGGGCGATCCCAACCTCGTGGCCGACAGCGCCGAGGCGGCGGATGCCGCCACCACCGAGGAGGGCACGACGTCCTCGAACCAGGGCTCCCAGCAGGGTGAGGGCTCCTCCTCGTCGCAACCGCAGGAGCAGAATGGTGTCTCATCCGTGAACTCGACGGTCTACGATTCCATCGACAGCTACCTCAACTCCCTCAACAGCGGTAACCGCTGGATCACCTACAGTTCGGGCAGGGGTGCGGCGCGCATCTCCAGCCTGTGGGACTTCGTCACGCACTGCCGTCCGGCGTCGCGCTCGGTGTGTGCGTTCGACATGATCGACCTCAGCTCCAGCATCAATCAGCTCTTCGGCATTGGCGAGGAGTCCACCCTCCACTTTGACCAGACGGTGTCCGATCTCCTCAAGGACCATCAGGACGAGTACGCAAAGATCGTGGGCTTTGACAAGGCTCTGCCCGATGCTTGGGAGGCTGACCTCCAGAAGATCGACGCCGAAGAGGCAAGCATGGCGGATCGTGTGAGCGCCATGAACCCGCTCTACACCCTGAGCGGCCATTACGACGGCTATGGCAAGGCTGCCGTCGCACCCTATTGGCGCATCAACTCGGGCCTCGCCCAGACCAATGCCGCCATCTGCGGTGAGCTCAACCTTGCCCTCGCCCTCAAGCAGTATGATGGCGTCCAGAGCGTGGCCTATCAGCCGGTGTGGGGTTGCGGCTTCGAGCTTGCGGAGCGCAGCGGCGACGCCCAGGACAACCTTGTCGCGTGGATTCTCTCATGCTGCCCGCAGGTGGAGAATGCCGGCGCTGATGAGTCGGCTGACCCATCCGATGAGGATAGTGACGGTTCTGCCTCGTAG
- a CDS encoding ACT domain-containing protein: MADSTDTSKSRIIITVLGSDRSGIVAAVAGVLARHDVNILDISQTILQGIFTMTMLADLGDHTEDFLTIQQELDQLVGELGVQISMQREEVFNFMYRL; this comes from the coding sequence ATGGCAGATAGCACCGATACCTCGAAGTCTCGTATCATCATCACCGTCTTGGGCAGCGACCGCTCTGGCATCGTGGCCGCGGTGGCCGGCGTGCTTGCACGGCATGACGTGAACATCCTCGATATCTCGCAGACCATCCTGCAGGGCATCTTCACTATGACCATGCTCGCCGATCTGGGCGATCATACCGAAGACTTCCTGACCATCCAGCAGGAGCTCGATCAGCTCGTGGGTGAGCTGGGCGTGCAGATCTCCATGCAGCGCGAAGAGGTGTTCAACTTCATGTACCGCCTGTAG
- a CDS encoding citrate synthase: MSIGRAVEGRRQRKLFLTRKDTSALTHIADAYPMPSEGLGRPPESDQLYEGMQNMDRVPDQLYEERNVKRGLRNADGSGVLVGLTTISDVHGYTRVDGRVVPDEGQLRYRGYTIDDLVRGTHDAGRFGYEEVAYLLLSGSLPTRPQMDDFRARIGVRRQLPEGYLDIFPRTTYSHSIMNVLQRATLLLYAFDRDPDDTAPTHEIDVALSLLGRWPRAASIAHQAYVAEQEGTRLRIPPAREGYTMAETILDVIHADEGFSREEAMLLDVMLMLHAEHGGGNNSTFSCRVLSSSGTDAYSTYAAALGSLKGPRHGGANAKAGAMINDIAGNVRDWTSDDEVAGYLARILRGEAFDHSGLIYGLGHAVYTVTDPRAEIVKAYAHELAEKKGQLDKLELIERVERLGPKVMRGVRHITKPISTNIDMYTGFVYSMLGIPEDLYTPLFALARSAGWAAHRMEELYGPARIIRPAYSTYMDDRPYVPIEER, from the coding sequence ATGAGCATTGGCAGAGCCGTGGAAGGCCGTAGGCAGCGCAAGCTGTTTCTCACGCGCAAGGACACGTCTGCGCTCACGCACATTGCCGACGCCTATCCCATGCCGTCGGAGGGGTTGGGTCGCCCGCCCGAGTCCGATCAGCTCTACGAGGGCATGCAGAACATGGATCGCGTGCCCGACCAGCTCTATGAGGAGCGCAACGTCAAGCGCGGCCTGCGCAATGCGGATGGTTCGGGCGTGCTGGTGGGCCTCACCACCATCTCGGACGTCCATGGCTACACCAGGGTGGACGGCAGGGTCGTCCCGGATGAGGGACAGCTGAGATACCGCGGCTATACGATTGACGACCTGGTACGAGGCACGCACGATGCGGGTCGCTTTGGCTATGAGGAGGTTGCTTACCTGCTGCTTTCCGGCTCGCTCCCCACACGGCCGCAGATGGATGACTTCCGCGCGCGCATCGGTGTCCGTCGCCAGCTGCCCGAGGGCTATCTGGACATCTTCCCGCGCACCACCTACAGCCATTCCATCATGAACGTCCTGCAGCGCGCGACGCTTTTGCTCTACGCCTTCGATCGCGACCCGGACGACACGGCTCCCACACACGAGATCGACGTGGCACTCTCCCTCCTGGGTCGCTGGCCGCGTGCCGCATCCATTGCGCATCAGGCCTATGTCGCCGAGCAGGAGGGCACGCGCCTGCGCATCCCGCCCGCACGCGAGGGCTACACCATGGCCGAGACGATCCTGGATGTCATCCATGCCGACGAGGGCTTCTCGCGCGAGGAGGCCATGCTGCTCGACGTCATGCTCATGCTGCATGCGGAGCATGGTGGTGGCAACAACTCCACGTTCTCATGCCGCGTGCTCTCGTCCTCGGGAACCGATGCCTACAGCACCTATGCGGCGGCCCTGGGATCGCTCAAGGGGCCTCGGCACGGTGGTGCCAACGCCAAGGCCGGTGCCATGATAAATGACATCGCCGGCAACGTGCGCGACTGGACGAGTGACGACGAGGTGGCGGGGTATCTCGCGCGCATCCTCAGGGGCGAGGCCTTCGACCACTCGGGCCTCATCTATGGCTTGGGCCATGCCGTCTATACCGTGACCGACCCACGCGCCGAGATCGTGAAGGCCTATGCCCATGAGCTTGCCGAGAAGAAGGGTCAGCTGGACAAGCTCGAGCTCATCGAACGCGTAGAGCGCCTGGGGCCGAAGGTCATGCGCGGTGTGCGTCACATCACCAAGCCCATCTCCACCAACATCGACATGTATACGGGCTTCGTATACTCCATGCTGGGGATTCCGGAGGATCTCTACACGCCGCTCTTTGCACTCGCGCGCTCCGCGGGCTGGGCGGCTCACCGCATGGAGGAACTCTATGGACCGGCACGCATCATCCGTCCCGCGTACAGCACCTATATGGATGACCGCCCCTACGTTCCCATCGAGGAGCGCTAG
- a CDS encoding MurR/RpiR family transcriptional regulator: MSTMSAAPAVLLKIKSSSSVFTPKEQKIARFILDNPVEASRMTISEMASKLRLAESTIFKFAKRLDYQGFRDFRDDLLADAYDPQTSVHENICPDDDISTITQHVFQSSIKSLEDTLRLQDPKAMSNAIDILLASTRVSFHGCGESNAVAYDAYQKFLRSPLRSQFAQDYHLQLMQASVMGPDDCAIIISHTGLTREMIHLSAIAKGAGAHTIVITSYPSSKLLDNADVALVSISDETGYRSESLSSRISQLALVDTLYTAVMFRLPQVSETLHKMRQAIATTKADYSEQLDPLQGGCI; encoded by the coding sequence ATGAGCACGATGAGTGCAGCCCCGGCAGTGCTTCTCAAAATCAAGTCTTCTTCGTCAGTTTTCACACCGAAGGAGCAGAAAATCGCCCGGTTTATCCTTGACAACCCGGTCGAAGCCTCTCGCATGACGATCAGCGAGATGGCCTCGAAGCTTCGACTCGCAGAATCAACCATCTTCAAGTTCGCCAAGCGATTGGACTACCAGGGGTTCAGAGACTTTCGCGACGACTTACTCGCCGACGCTTACGATCCGCAGACGTCCGTTCACGAGAACATATGCCCGGATGACGATATCTCGACCATAACTCAACACGTGTTCCAGTCGAGCATCAAATCTCTCGAGGACACGCTGCGCCTTCAGGATCCCAAGGCGATGTCGAACGCCATTGATATCCTCCTGGCGTCTACGAGGGTGTCGTTCCATGGCTGCGGAGAGTCAAATGCGGTCGCTTACGATGCCTACCAGAAGTTTCTCCGCTCCCCCCTTCGTTCGCAGTTCGCCCAGGACTATCATCTGCAGCTCATGCAGGCATCCGTCATGGGGCCAGATGACTGTGCCATCATCATCAGCCATACAGGACTCACCAGAGAGATGATTCATCTCTCTGCCATCGCAAAGGGCGCCGGCGCGCACACAATTGTAATCACCAGCTATCCCTCGAGCAAGCTCCTAGACAATGCGGATGTGGCCCTCGTCTCCATCTCGGACGAGACAGGCTATCGCTCTGAGTCGCTCTCAAGCCGCATTTCCCAGCTTGCTCTGGTCGACACGCTCTACACCGCAGTGATGTTCAGGTTGCCCCAGGTGTCCGAGACTCTGCACAAGATGCGTCAGGCGATCGCAACAACGAAAGCAGACTACTCGGAACAGCTTGATCCCCTGCAGGGGGGATGCATCTAG
- the gndA gene encoding NADP-dependent phosphogluconate dehydrogenase, translating to MGSYVGVIGMGVMGQSLALNIANHGYTVSVYNRHGEATKDFMESRVKTQKDKVTAVYELKDFVDSLEAPRKVILMVKAGPVVDAVVDSLLPFLSEGDIVIDAGNSYYKDTSRRMADYAKKGISFFGMGVSGGEKGALVGPSIMPSGDKELYDNYLSKLLTDISAHTDDGSPCCDYIGPEGSGQYVKMVHNGIEYGDIQIIDEAYFIMKNVLGMSNAEMADIFESWNNGRLDSFLIEITYKILREKDPDTGDDLIDHILDEAAQKGTGMWTAIEGLEMHLAIPTMAEAVFARNLSAVKDERVIASKVFTDKPVVSVEDRGALLVDLEQAVYASKIMSYAQGFQLLNRASHEHGWNLKLGDIALLWREGCIIRAKFLGRIKAAYDQSDGKVQNLMLTDEFRDEIKMSVPGWRRVVVKAIEAGVYAPTLANSLMYFDGYTCEFLSANLCQAQRDWFGAHAYHRDDQPHDLSFHHKWEELD from the coding sequence ATGGGCAGTTATGTCGGCGTAATCGGCATGGGGGTCATGGGACAGAGCTTGGCGCTCAACATAGCTAACCATGGCTATACTGTCTCGGTTTACAACCGTCACGGCGAGGCTACCAAGGACTTCATGGAGAGTCGCGTCAAGACACAGAAGGATAAAGTCACCGCCGTATACGAGCTCAAGGACTTCGTTGACTCGCTTGAGGCTCCCCGCAAGGTTATCCTCATGGTCAAGGCAGGACCTGTGGTCGACGCAGTTGTCGACAGCCTTCTTCCCTTTCTCAGCGAGGGTGACATCGTTATCGATGCCGGCAACTCCTATTACAAGGACACGAGCCGTCGTATGGCGGACTATGCCAAGAAGGGAATCAGCTTCTTCGGTATGGGCGTGTCTGGAGGCGAGAAGGGCGCCCTCGTCGGACCGTCCATCATGCCCAGTGGCGACAAAGAGCTTTATGACAACTACCTCAGTAAGCTGCTGACCGACATCTCGGCCCATACCGATGACGGCAGCCCCTGTTGCGACTACATCGGCCCGGAGGGCTCCGGCCAGTATGTCAAGATGGTGCATAATGGTATCGAGTACGGTGATATCCAGATCATCGACGAAGCATACTTCATCATGAAGAACGTGCTTGGCATGAGCAACGCCGAGATGGCGGACATCTTTGAGAGCTGGAACAACGGCCGCCTGGACTCCTTCCTGATAGAGATAACCTACAAAATTCTTCGCGAGAAGGACCCTGATACGGGCGATGACCTCATCGACCACATCTTGGACGAAGCGGCCCAGAAGGGTACGGGCATGTGGACGGCAATTGAGGGCCTCGAGATGCACCTGGCCATTCCTACCATGGCAGAGGCTGTTTTCGCACGTAACCTATCGGCCGTGAAGGACGAGCGCGTCATTGCCTCCAAGGTATTCACTGACAAGCCCGTCGTGAGTGTCGAGGACAGGGGGGCACTGCTCGTAGATCTTGAGCAAGCTGTATACGCGAGCAAGATTATGTCCTACGCGCAGGGGTTCCAACTCTTGAACAGGGCATCCCACGAGCATGGCTGGAACCTCAAACTTGGAGACATCGCCCTGCTCTGGCGCGAGGGCTGCATCATCCGCGCGAAGTTCCTCGGCCGTATCAAGGCGGCATACGATCAAAGTGACGGTAAGGTTCAGAACCTCATGCTCACCGATGAGTTCCGTGACGAGATTAAGATGTCCGTGCCTGGGTGGCGTCGCGTGGTAGTCAAGGCAATAGAAGCTGGCGTCTATGCTCCGACCCTTGCCAACTCCCTCATGTATTTCGATGGCTATACGTGTGAGTTCCTCTCCGCCAATCTTTGTCAGGCACAGCGGGACTGGTTCGGGGCTCACGCCTATCACCGTGACGACCAGCCTCACGATCTCTCCTTCCACCATAAGTGGGAAGAGCTGGACTGA